In Conger conger chromosome 5, fConCon1.1, whole genome shotgun sequence, the DNA window tgcagacactgtggcctgcaTTACATGAAGTTGAGTAGTGCTGCTCTAGAGCATTATTCATGCACTGCCCACCTGCTGCTCAATTCATTTTGCAGGTCCACACTGTGTTCCACGCCGGACGTATAGTATTGCTTCAGGAACCAGAGACCAGCTCTACGTGGCAGTTGAAGGTAGTGCCCACCTACCTGGATTCAGGGAACAAATCCCACCAGAGACGTAGTTCATAAATGGTTGAGATTTTTGCTTAAAATCCAAGGGAACGGACCCTTCTGTTGTATTTAACCTAGATCAGCCGATTTAGATAAATAAGAATACAGGgatctgttccacaaagcagaaatactgagctagctggataactgcactgagtttTGCTCTATGGTAACTAATCTGTACCGCGCAATATTGAAATAAACCTTGACATTTGTATTTCAAGCAAGTACagaagaatgtttttattttaggtgAACGGTAGTGTTTGACTGTGCTCCACTGCTCTCTTCAGAAAGCTCCTGCCTATGTCTGCAGTGCTGTGGTCCAGCACGTTCCTGCTCCTTGCAGGGTTTCGACCGGCAGGCCCAGCAGGTCTTCTTGTTTGAAAGGCCCCTCAGGGCGGATGCATGCTGTCTGGGCTGCTGCCTGATGGAAATGAGGGCTTTTAATTCTGACCACCAGCTGATTGGAACTGTGTACCAGAGGTATGTGGAGTGTTACAGCATCTTCAATGGAAAGTACCACTCCCtaaaaaaagacacacacacacacacacacactgtgttgcGTGTCCATGCTAAACTTAGATGGGGTCAGATGCAGAGCACAGCTGTCTGTTTGGAGCTTTATTAACTTGGGTACGAATGCAGTCCGCTAGATTTAGACTGAGGAGGAAACTTAGCTTCTTGTATTCTTCCCAAATCATGTAATCTATATCATCCCATTTATAATAATTTTCGTAATCTCAGACACAATTATTTAGTTccaaatgccccccccccccccccccccaactgttCCCACATCTCTCATTACCTATTAAATCTCCCACTATCAATTACTCACTCATCTGGAAGTGATGTTAGCCAAGTCCGAAATTATTAATTCACATAAAACGTGAATGCACTTATGATCACCTccaagttgctctggataagggcttctgttaaatgaatgcaatgtactGATTGACTTCAGTGAATGGTCTGAATGTAATTCCTGTTCATTTTGGCAGATGGAGCATGTTCACCCCTCTCTTTGAGATCTGTGACTCTGACGGGACATCCACAATCAGAATCCAGGGTCCCTGTTGTCCCAGTCGATGCTATTCTAACCAGGAGTTTCAGGTGCGGTGACACATGCAAAGTTGTCTGCACCTTTTTTGGGGATCCATcatattaatgaataattattaaCACTTTATTGAAATGATCAGTCCGCTGTGATCTTCTGGAACAGgttacacatactgtatccaTTGCTACACCGAGACTTGGACTGGGGTACATTGTGTGAGTTTACAATCAAATATATGATGCTTTCTCAGCTTTTAAACTTACATACCCTCTGATCTTGGGTCTCAATTTCTGTGTTTCAAGTATTGCAATAGGTTAAAATTGGCTACAGATGCTCAAAACTAAAAACCCTTGAGATTTAGAAACAATGACATAGTTGTTTATAATAACATGGGTTTTAGGAATCTAGCACCAttctttttacaattattttgatTTTATGCTGCACTTTGAATgccatattttttgttttaaccgACCAGGTGGTTTCAACCATTGGAGAGAGACTGGGACGAATATGGAAGAAGTGGCCCGGATTCAATGAAGAATGCAACATGGACCATGAGTTTTTTGGATTAGACGGTGAGTTTGGAACTTTTTACTGGAGAAGGTGGGAGAGGGATATCCTAGCATGCTTTATTCTGTGAGCTCCTGCATTTCTCTCAACAGTCCCTCAGGAAATGAGCACAAGAACAAAAGTCCTTCTACTGGCTGCGACTTTCTTGCTGGTAGGTACATTAAAACAGGCTAGTGAATTAATTCAGAGAAAGATTGTATTCACATTGAGATTAG includes these proteins:
- the LOC133129855 gene encoding phospholipid scramblase family member 5, whose translation is MSAVTVQPLPFGRLEREKHIETLFRAFQRRIRRSTDPGVSMASHSLGGPVSPQLHSAEVPGLRQEREEDGQMDFGRGAVGVEMDLRTDGNHTGTEKAEGLGLLDSINQLRITAKPELQGPHCVPRRTYSIASGTRDQLYVAVEESSCLCLQCCGPARSCSLQGFDRQAQQVFLFERPLRADACCLGCCLMEMRAFNSDHQLIGTVYQRWSMFTPLFEICDSDGTSTIRIQGPCCPSRCYSNQEFQVVSTIGERLGRIWKKWPGFNEECNMDHEFFGLDVPQEMSTRTKVLLLAATFLLNHMFFEMS